The Anas acuta chromosome 2, bAnaAcu1.1, whole genome shotgun sequence genome contains a region encoding:
- the TMEM71 gene encoding transmembrane protein 71, with translation MLHQHQEQRNSIYGSSTAFDGEHRRSLSEHILRSYACAFLADDTACGYCSTDPLRGSLFTCRRSPRLLSNGYYVLTEDSFLSDEEGNITLTPSQTSVTYKENLVRIFRRRKKIRRSLASLFSLSASSSWLSSTVLSNTESSHGDDPWPDGCGKLEASQADIGDSDFSSEYDSHVPQGQTPASLGASLTKDEEFIQPGKPFCASASCSQFMINANEETLIKAESSTVRNVLAQMAALILCLIISICTRYFLGGLSATLLLIILVFLLSQDAALSSFFGLVTSFKTAKFWNN, from the exons ATGTTGCATCAACACCAAGAGCAA agAAACAGTATCTATGGGA GTTCAACAGCGTTTGATGGAGAACACAGACGCAGCCTCTCAGAACATATTTTGCGGAG ttATGCTTGTGCCTTTCTGGCTGATGACACTGCCTGCGGGTATTGTTCCACCGACCCTCTCAGAGGCTCCCTTTTCACATGTCGCCGCAGCCCCCGACTGCTTTCTAACGGTTATTACGTTTTGACAGAAGACAGTTTTCTGTCTGATGAAGAGGGCAACATAACATTGACACCATCCCAGACAAGTGTTACATACAAAGAGAACTTAGTTCG CATATTCAGGCGGAGGAAGAAAATCCGCCGCTCTCTTGCCAGCTTGTTCAGTCTCAGTGCCTCCAGCTCATGGCTCAGCAGCACCGTCCTCAGCAATACAGAGTCCTCCCATGGGGATGATCCCTGGCCTGATGGATGCGGTAAACTAGAGGCCAGTCAGGCTGATATTG GCGATTCAGACTTTTCCTCTGAATATGATAGTCATGTTCCACAAGGGCAAACTCCAGCATCTCTTGGAGCTTCTCTCACCAAAGATGAGGAGTTTATTCAGCCTGGGAAACCATTTTGTGCTTCAGCGTCCTGCTCTCAGTTCATGataaatgcaaatgaagaaaCATTGATCAAGGCAG AATCCAGCACAGTGCGAAATGTTCTTGCTCAGATGGCTGCACTGATCTTGTGTTTAATCATTTCAATATGTACAAG GTATTTTCTGGGAGGATTGTCTGCCACTTTGTTGCTGATAATTTTAGTTT TTCTTTTGTCCCAAGATGCTGCTCTGTCATCTTTTTTCGGTCTTGTCACATCTTTCAAAACAGCTAAGTTTTG GAACAACTGA